One Lebetimonas natsushimae DNA segment encodes these proteins:
- a CDS encoding acylphosphatase → MTYKFLVSGKVQGVWYRRFVSENAKKRGFKGYVKNLPDGKVEAVTNIENENRLKEFIEILKEGSPYSFVENIEYEQIPDIKFNDFEIRY, encoded by the coding sequence ATGACTTATAAGTTTTTAGTTTCCGGAAAAGTGCAGGGGGTATGGTATAGAAGATTTGTAAGTGAGAATGCTAAAAAAAGAGGATTTAAAGGTTATGTCAAAAACTTGCCCGACGGAAAAGTTGAAGCGGTTACGAATATTGAAAACGAAAACAGATTAAAAGAGTTTATAGAAATTTTAAAAGAGGGCTCGCCTTATTCATTTGTTGAGAATATTGAATATGAGCAAATTCCGGATATCAAATTTAATGATTTTGAAATAAGATATTAA
- a CDS encoding iron-sulfur cluster assembly protein — translation MDFFEIVKAIESIQHPAIATSLTNLGILQDIDIEGDTVKATFVWPFEGIPIRDQIINSVKNAVGNMGLKLDYNERIMSEDEKQRFLELEKKYWRGGQAACGV, via the coding sequence ATGGATTTTTTTGAAATAGTAAAAGCAATAGAAAGCATACAACACCCGGCAATTGCTACAAGTTTAACAAATCTTGGAATACTTCAGGATATAGATATCGAAGGTGACACAGTTAAAGCCACATTTGTATGGCCGTTTGAGGGCATTCCTATAAGAGATCAAATAATTAATTCTGTAAAAAACGCTGTTGGAAATATGGGATTAAAACTGGATTATAATGAAAGAATAATGAGTGAAGATGAAAAACAGAGATTTTTAGAATTGGAAAAGAAATACTGGAGAGGAGGGCAGGCAGCCTGCGGAGTTTAA
- a CDS encoding Mur ligase family protein produces the protein MFQLIVNFITAYILGYYLITVLQWYNYKVKRIIFHFHKPLWHLIYFVVPVVTYIVAYKFFWIYLFFGLIPALALWSKRTKGLDITKRVKRFFLILGFLETLNLLFIYKLKINPGIGVLTVLILSMIIAEIIEYTLFIGYKKKAKERLNKINPTIIAITASYGKTSIKNFLYQLLNEDFKTYKTPRSVNTLKGIVLDINTKLPEDTQIYITEAGARERGDIREIVKFLENEYSILGKIGPQHIEYFKSLENIKKTKYEIFESPKLKKGFSYEKIDNDKVVAIKDKIKNVKSSLDGIEWDVEIDGEIHHFKAPILGEFNVINVTLAVFNALEFIKGIEKLKLKVLKLESVPHRLQKIEAGGKIIIDDSFNGNIEGMLKSFELVNDYKGRKIIVTPGILEGTKEMNEKLAKKINQVFDIAIITGETNRKILCSNITIEKIVLKNKKNLEKVLSEITKPSDLILFSNDFPEYL, from the coding sequence ATGTTTCAATTGATAGTGAATTTTATAACGGCTTATATTTTGGGGTATTATTTAATAACCGTCCTTCAATGGTATAACTATAAAGTAAAAAGGATTATATTCCATTTTCATAAACCTCTTTGGCATTTAATTTATTTTGTAGTGCCTGTTGTAACATATATTGTGGCTTATAAATTTTTTTGGATTTATCTCTTTTTTGGATTAATTCCTGCATTGGCTTTGTGGTCTAAGAGAACAAAAGGTCTGGATATTACAAAAAGAGTTAAAAGATTTTTCTTAATTTTAGGTTTTTTGGAAACTTTAAACCTGCTTTTTATTTATAAACTTAAAATAAATCCGGGTATCGGGGTTTTAACAGTTTTAATTTTGAGTATGATTATTGCTGAAATTATTGAATATACATTGTTTATAGGATATAAGAAAAAAGCAAAAGAAAGGTTGAATAAAATAAACCCCACTATTATTGCAATAACTGCAAGTTATGGAAAAACTTCCATTAAAAACTTTTTATATCAATTGTTAAATGAAGATTTCAAAACTTATAAAACACCAAGAAGTGTTAACACTTTGAAGGGCATAGTTTTAGATATCAATACAAAACTTCCCGAAGATACCCAAATTTATATTACAGAAGCAGGAGCCAGGGAGAGGGGAGATATAAGGGAAATTGTTAAATTTTTAGAAAATGAATATTCCATCTTAGGAAAAATAGGCCCACAACATATAGAATATTTTAAAAGTTTAGAAAATATTAAAAAAACAAAATACGAAATATTTGAGAGCCCTAAACTCAAAAAAGGATTTTCTTATGAAAAAATTGATAATGATAAAGTAGTTGCGATTAAAGATAAAATAAAAAATGTAAAATCAAGCCTTGACGGAATAGAATGGGATGTTGAAATCGACGGTGAAATTCATCATTTTAAGGCTCCAATTTTGGGTGAATTTAATGTAATAAATGTAACACTTGCCGTGTTTAATGCATTAGAATTTATAAAAGGTATTGAAAAATTAAAATTAAAAGTGCTAAAATTAGAAAGTGTGCCCCACAGACTTCAAAAAATAGAAGCCGGCGGAAAAATTATTATTGATGATAGTTTTAACGGAAATATTGAAGGGATGCTAAAAAGTTTTGAATTAGTTAATGATTATAAGGGTAGAAAAATAATTGTTACCCCTGGAATACTGGAGGGGACAAAAGAGATGAATGAAAAACTGGCTAAAAAAATAAATCAGGTTTTTGATATTGCAATAATTACCGGAGAAACTAACAGGAAGATACTCTGCAGCAATATAACTATTGAAAAAATTGTTTTAAAAAACAAAAAAAACTTAGAAAAAGTTTTATCAGAAATTACAAAACCCAGCGATTTGATTTTATTTAGTAACGATTTCCCTGAATATTTGTAA
- a CDS encoding TRAP transporter large permease codes for MTGIILFIVAFILLMLGIPVAFAFGASAIFAAFIDPNVGLDVFGLLPYRIYGIMQNFTLMAVPLFIFMGFILEKSKIAENMLESIGKLFGPIRGGLAIAIVLVGAILAASTGIVGASVVMMTIISLPVMLRHGYSPRLASGVIAASGTLGQLIPPSIVLIILGAVMQISVGDLFKAAIIPGLIVVGLYIIYVLIIAFLKPEIAPAIKTDEKYSKIVIQALKSLIAPTILIIMVLGSIFAGFATPTESAAIGAIGSIILSVFYRTFNLELLRYASVETVKITAMIFMILIGATSFSLVFNESGAGDLVTQFFTQDISNQYVFIAITMVVIFILGFFVDFIEITFIVIPILIPIVQEFGIDPLWFALLIAVNLQTSFLTPPFGFSLFYLKGAAGDKIQTKDLYIGIIPFISIQVITLLILIFYPHLVHLLVK; via the coding sequence ATGACAGGAATAATTCTATTTATCGTAGCATTCATACTGCTAATGCTTGGAATTCCCGTAGCATTTGCATTTGGTGCCAGTGCAATATTCGCTGCATTTATAGATCCAAATGTAGGTTTGGATGTATTTGGTCTTTTACCGTATAGAATATATGGAATAATGCAAAACTTTACGCTTATGGCAGTTCCTCTTTTTATTTTTATGGGTTTTATATTGGAAAAAAGTAAAATTGCGGAAAATATGCTTGAATCAATAGGTAAACTGTTTGGTCCTATAAGGGGAGGGCTGGCGATTGCCATTGTTTTAGTTGGGGCAATTTTAGCTGCTTCTACTGGAATAGTGGGTGCAAGTGTTGTAATGATGACAATTATTTCTCTCCCTGTTATGTTAAGACACGGTTATTCCCCTCGTCTTGCTAGTGGTGTAATTGCAGCGAGTGGAACATTGGGGCAGTTGATTCCCCCTAGTATTGTATTAATTATTCTTGGTGCTGTAATGCAGATAAGTGTTGGAGATTTATTTAAAGCTGCAATTATTCCTGGACTCATTGTTGTGGGACTTTATATTATATATGTATTAATTATTGCATTTTTAAAACCTGAAATTGCACCAGCAATTAAAACAGACGAAAAATATTCAAAAATTGTTATACAAGCTCTTAAATCTTTAATAGCACCGACTATTCTAATTATTATGGTTTTAGGAAGTATTTTTGCAGGATTTGCAACTCCGACAGAATCTGCTGCAATAGGTGCAATCGGTTCGATAATTTTATCTGTTTTTTATAGAACCTTTAATTTAGAGCTTTTAAGATATGCAAGTGTTGAAACAGTTAAAATTACAGCAATGATATTTATGATATTAATCGGAGCGACTTCGTTTTCTTTGGTATTTAATGAATCAGGGGCAGGGGATTTGGTAACCCAGTTTTTTACCCAGGATATTTCAAATCAATATGTTTTTATAGCCATTACAATGGTTGTTATTTTTATACTTGGATTTTTTGTTGATTTTATTGAAATTACATTTATTGTTATTCCTATTTTAATACCGATTGTTCAGGAATTCGGTATAGACCCGCTTTGGTTTGCACTTTTAATTGCAGTAAATTTACAGACATCATTTCTAACACCGCCTTTTGGATTCAGTCTATTTTATTTAAAAGGTGCAGCGGGAGACAAAATTCAGACAAAAGATTTGTATATAGGTATTATTCCTTTTATCAGCATTCAGGTAATCACACTTTTAATTTTAATATTTTATCCACATTTAGTCCATTTATTGGTCAAATAA
- a CDS encoding TRAP transporter small permease subunit, with translation MMDFLSNLSNYIDYTILATMISVIILSFIPKIDLLAENLSKFFMIISVVTLILMTLIVSYDVIARKLWHGGSIAMQELEWHLFDITFLFSIAYTLARDKHVRVDIFYDKFSPKVKAVIQIITIIFFVVPLATLIVVEAIPFVQMSYEMHERSGDPGGLCCRWIIKSTMIWAFIIVLIQSIAELKKAYYKFKYIEE, from the coding sequence ATGATGGATTTTTTATCGAATTTGAGCAATTATATTGATTATACAATATTAGCCACAATGATAAGTGTAATTATTTTGTCTTTTATTCCAAAAATTGATTTATTGGCGGAAAATCTCAGTAAATTTTTTATGATTATTTCGGTTGTTACACTCATTTTGATGACTCTGATAGTTAGTTATGATGTAATTGCAAGAAAGCTTTGGCATGGCGGTAGTATTGCAATGCAGGAACTTGAATGGCATTTGTTTGACATAACATTTCTTTTTTCAATTGCATATACTCTTGCAAGGGATAAACATGTAAGGGTGGATATTTTTTATGATAAATTTTCACCTAAAGTGAAAGCGGTTATTCAAATAATAACAATTATATTTTTTGTAGTGCCTTTGGCCACACTGATAGTGGTGGAGGCTATCCCTTTTGTGCAGATGAGTTATGAAATGCATGAACGCTCAGGCGATCCGGGGGGACTTTGCTGCAGATGGATTATAAAATCTACAATGATTTGGGCATTTATTATTGTTTTGATTCAGTCAATTGCTGAACTTAAAAAAGCATATTATAAATTTAAGTATATAGAAGAGTAA
- a CDS encoding flagellar assembly protein A has product MGLFDFLKKEKKEKNKKNTEALPLIVRVENVNNILLKVSKDYNIPLSSLDFDILNIKTFIKTEHDPEFVEVDDESKIFLRDETFLRNEKNEIKQVYEIEIKQYEINDFELIGDMEINNKFTEAKFIISPKSLLINVDFSKLKNELNKKKVKSGLLIDLFDEEMNMSVEKIAAKLRIIGSLEKEEEILLCKGLDEIPTIQGEIIYHYKRNETSIKKELIYPVKKDEILIEIKKPKPGKNGRNCKGKIILVEKVKDFEIPNIGFDKKTIKKEENDEKIVFIALKNGYLYQENDIYTIKDEIEIKQINIKTGNVEGAEENDIKIDVKESDALKEAIGDNTIVETTTLIVRGNVGNSAKIKAKNLQIMGQTHKKSKIYAKKAEINIHKGYIEADELKITRLEGGIVKANKVIISQVIGGEIYAKNVEIELLGSHLTCYALEEIKIHEIKGSENKLAIAPAKVLGETDIEKFQKKLEEIKRELRINVEEYNKKVKILKENKNSINELKKLYLENKSKGINTSPTIIKKIKEYQLFKEKTLEIKEKIEELKREINELEETIDKFQNIVLLAKIISFSPWTSYNRIEFDLIEPPIKLTYDTKGNEGACGFKLKDFGDAYKIVKIRIKDNNDSSSKG; this is encoded by the coding sequence ATGGGGCTTTTTGATTTTTTAAAAAAAGAAAAGAAAGAAAAAAATAAAAAAAATACAGAAGCTTTACCTCTTATTGTTAGGGTAGAAAATGTCAACAACATTCTTTTAAAAGTTTCAAAAGATTATAATATACCCCTTTCCTCTTTAGATTTTGATATTTTAAATATTAAAACATTTATCAAAACGGAACATGATCCTGAGTTTGTTGAAGTCGATGATGAATCTAAAATTTTTTTAAGGGATGAAACATTTTTAAGAAATGAGAAAAATGAAATAAAACAGGTTTATGAAATTGAAATAAAACAATATGAAATTAACGATTTTGAATTAATAGGAGATATGGAAATAAATAATAAATTCACTGAGGCGAAATTTATTATTTCACCCAAATCTTTATTGATCAATGTGGATTTTAGTAAATTAAAAAATGAATTAAACAAAAAGAAAGTAAAAAGCGGACTTTTAATTGATTTATTTGATGAAGAAATGAATATGTCTGTTGAGAAAATTGCTGCAAAGTTAAGAATTATCGGTTCATTGGAAAAAGAAGAGGAAATTTTATTATGTAAAGGGCTTGATGAAATCCCTACCATCCAAGGTGAAATAATTTACCATTATAAAAGAAATGAAACTTCGATAAAAAAGGAATTGATTTATCCAGTAAAAAAAGATGAAATCTTAATAGAGATAAAAAAGCCAAAACCGGGTAAAAACGGAAGAAATTGCAAAGGTAAAATCATTCTTGTAGAAAAAGTTAAAGATTTTGAAATTCCGAATATCGGTTTTGATAAAAAAACGATAAAAAAAGAAGAGAATGATGAAAAGATTGTTTTTATTGCATTAAAAAACGGTTATTTATATCAAGAAAATGATATTTACACTATTAAAGATGAAATTGAAATAAAACAGATAAATATCAAAACAGGAAATGTAGAAGGTGCTGAAGAGAATGATATTAAAATTGATGTAAAAGAATCAGATGCTTTAAAAGAAGCGATAGGTGATAATACAATTGTTGAAACCACAACTTTAATTGTAAGAGGGAATGTGGGTAATTCAGCAAAAATTAAAGCAAAAAATCTGCAAATAATGGGACAAACCCATAAAAAAAGTAAAATATATGCCAAAAAAGCTGAAATTAATATACATAAGGGATATATAGAAGCTGATGAACTGAAAATAACAAGATTAGAGGGTGGTATAGTAAAAGCAAATAAAGTAATAATTTCTCAGGTTATCGGAGGTGAAATTTATGCAAAAAATGTTGAAATAGAACTTTTAGGTTCACATTTAACGTGTTATGCGTTGGAAGAGATAAAAATACATGAAATTAAGGGAAGCGAAAATAAATTAGCCATAGCACCTGCAAAAGTGCTGGGCGAAACTGATATAGAAAAGTTTCAAAAAAAATTAGAAGAAATAAAAAGGGAATTAAGAATAAATGTTGAGGAATACAATAAAAAAGTAAAAATTTTAAAAGAAAATAAAAATTCTATAAATGAACTTAAGAAATTGTATTTAGAAAACAAATCTAAAGGAATTAACACTTCTCCAACTATCATAAAAAAAATTAAAGAATATCAACTTTTTAAAGAAAAAACACTTGAAATCAAAGAAAAAATCGAAGAATTAAAAAGGGAAATAAATGAATTAGAAGAAACTATCGATAAATTCCAAAATATAGTGCTTCTAGCAAAAATTATTTCATTTTCTCCCTGGACATCTTATAACAGAATAGAATTTGACTTAATCGAACCGCCAATTAAATTAACTTATGACACCAAAGGGAATGAAGGAGCTTGCGGATTTAAACTCAAGGATTTTGGAGATGCGTATAAAATTGTAAAAATTCGTATAAAGGACAATAATGATAGCAGCTCTAAAGGGTAA
- a CDS encoding D-alanine--D-alanine ligase gives MTFLVLFGGSSFEHEISIVSAITLKDKIKKNNLKFLFIDKYRDFYLIEKEDMKSKYFASGEYKKAVKLEIKKGGFFYKKGLLKKEEKVDFDVAINLVHGRDGEDGKIPGMLEFFKIKAITPNTEASAISYNKVLTKAYAREIGVEIIDYEIINSPKTKFDFPIIVKPARLGSSIGVSIAKNQDELNYAFDVASEFDDLIIVEPFIEGINEYNLAGFLADEEYIFSKIEKVEKKDYLDFEKKYLDFSRKNMTLKNIDQNIELKIKENFTKIYNTIFKNALIRCDFFEKDGIIYLNEINPIPGSLANYLFDDFENKLELLADSVTLEEDIVIDYQYINKIQMAKGK, from the coding sequence ATGACTTTTTTAGTTTTATTTGGCGGCAGCAGTTTCGAACATGAAATTTCAATAGTTAGTGCAATAACACTAAAAGATAAAATTAAAAAGAACAATTTAAAATTCCTTTTTATTGATAAATACAGGGATTTTTATCTTATTGAAAAAGAGGATATGAAAAGTAAATATTTTGCAAGCGGAGAATACAAAAAAGCTGTAAAACTTGAAATTAAAAAGGGCGGATTTTTTTATAAAAAAGGACTTTTGAAAAAAGAAGAAAAAGTGGATTTTGATGTTGCCATAAATTTAGTGCACGGAAGAGACGGGGAAGATGGAAAAATTCCGGGGATGTTAGAATTTTTTAAAATCAAGGCAATTACTCCGAATACCGAAGCCAGTGCTATTAGTTACAATAAAGTTTTAACAAAGGCTTATGCAAGGGAAATAGGGGTTGAAATTATAGATTATGAAATAATAAATTCCCCAAAAACAAAATTTGATTTTCCAATAATTGTAAAACCTGCACGTCTTGGCAGCAGTATAGGGGTTAGCATTGCAAAAAATCAGGATGAACTTAATTATGCTTTTGATGTGGCAAGCGAATTTGACGATTTGATAATAGTGGAGCCTTTTATTGAAGGTATCAATGAATATAATCTGGCAGGATTTTTGGCAGATGAAGAATATATTTTTTCAAAAATAGAAAAAGTGGAAAAAAAAGATTATCTTGATTTCGAGAAAAAATATTTAGATTTTAGTAGAAAGAATATGACATTAAAAAATATTGACCAAAATATAGAATTAAAAATAAAAGAAAATTTTACAAAAATATATAACACAATATTTAAAAATGCTCTAATCAGATGCGATTTTTTTGAAAAGGATGGTATTATTTATCTTAATGAAATTAATCCAATCCCTGGAAGTCTGGCGAATTATTTGTTTGATGATTTTGAAAATAAATTGGAATTGCTTGCTGATAGTGTGACATTGGAGGAAGATATTGTAATAGATTATCAATATATAAATAAAATCCAAATGGCAAAAGGGAAATAA
- a CDS encoding DUF72 domain-containing protein — MLYTGTSGYFYRNWQGEFYPPELPTSKWLEYYVNFFNSLELNSTFYKFPKTSTIKNWKYKIKNNFKLSIKANKIITHNSKLKNIDKLKEFLEIVSVLDEKLGVVLFQLPPSLKYEKDLFVNFINSLNKNLKYAIECRNKSWYKYEVYEIMKQNNICLVWHDFNQDFIFEYTANFNYIRFHGFSGKYIGSYPDNVLQTIKSKLLNEAYVYFNNTDDNSAFKDAKRFMEL, encoded by the coding sequence ATGCTCTATACAGGTACAAGCGGATATTTTTACAGAAACTGGCAGGGAGAGTTTTATCCCCCTGAACTACCTACATCCAAATGGTTGGAATATTATGTTAATTTTTTTAATTCACTAGAATTAAATTCAACTTTTTATAAATTTCCCAAAACATCAACAATTAAAAACTGGAAATATAAAATTAAAAATAATTTCAAACTATCGATCAAAGCAAATAAAATAATTACACATAATTCAAAACTAAAAAATATAGATAAATTAAAAGAGTTTTTAGAAATAGTTTCAGTTCTTGATGAAAAACTAGGGGTTGTTTTATTTCAGCTTCCGCCAAGTTTAAAATATGAAAAAGATCTGTTTGTAAATTTCATAAATTCTTTAAATAAAAATTTAAAATACGCAATTGAATGCAGAAATAAAAGCTGGTATAAATATGAAGTATATGAAATAATGAAACAAAACAATATTTGTTTGGTTTGGCATGATTTTAATCAGGATTTTATTTTTGAATATACTGCAAATTTTAATTATATAAGATTTCACGGATTCAGTGGTAAATATATCGGTTCATATCCAGATAATGTTTTACAAACAATAAAATCAAAACTTTTAAATGAAGCATATGTTTATTTCAATAATACAGACGATAACAGTGCATTTAAAGATGCAAAAAGATTTATGGAACTTTAA
- the ruvA gene encoding Holliday junction branch migration protein RuvA gives MIAALKGNVFEKENGKILLDVNGVIYEINVSMMTYSMAKDGIYYITEIIKENEYTLYGFLNKNEKKLFDNLIKLNGVGPKVALAICSTYTPESFMDIISTKNIDALKKVPGIGPKSAKRILMEMSEFEIENIDSNKSQALIALENLGFNKKDILTALSGLNGSVEEIIKEALKRLSKGVK, from the coding sequence ATGATAGCAGCTCTAAAGGGTAATGTTTTTGAAAAAGAAAATGGAAAAATTTTATTAGATGTAAATGGAGTAATATATGAGATTAATGTAAGTATGATGACTTATTCAATGGCAAAAGACGGAATTTATTATATAACCGAAATAATTAAGGAAAATGAATATACTTTATACGGTTTTTTAAATAAAAATGAAAAAAAACTATTTGATAATTTAATAAAATTAAACGGGGTCGGGCCGAAGGTAGCTTTGGCAATATGTTCAACATATACACCTGAAAGTTTTATGGATATAATTTCAACTAAAAATATTGATGCACTTAAAAAAGTGCCTGGAATCGGTCCTAAAAGCGCAAAAAGAATCCTTATGGAAATGAGTGAATTTGAAATTGAGAATATTGATTCAAACAAATCTCAAGCACTTATAGCACTTGAAAATTTGGGATTTAATAAAAAAGATATTTTAACTGCTTTAAGCGGACTTAATGGAAGTGTTGAAGAGATAATAAAAGAGGCTTTAAAAAGACTTAGCAAAGGAGTAAAATGA
- a CDS encoding helix-turn-helix domain-containing protein — protein sequence MIAGESGFFDQSHFIKEFKKIYGISPLKFIKNIF from the coding sequence ATAATTGCTGGAGAATCAGGTTTTTTTGACCAGTCACACTTCATTAAAGAATTTAAAAAGATTTATGGAATAAGCCCTTTAAAATTTATTAAAAATATTTTTTGA
- the murJ gene encoding murein biosynthesis integral membrane protein MurJ: MIKAIIINFLGIFNSRILGFIRDLLNASILGANIYSDIFFVAFKFPNLFRRIFAEGAFTQSFLPSLAKSKEKARFAFLIFFKFFIIILILSLIVTIFRDFITDILAYGFDKTAKKIASPLIAINFWYLDLIFIVTFLASLLQYKNHFAVTAFSTALLNISLISALLISKNFTKEKIIWYLSFAVIIGGIAQVIAHLIVAKKKKILKLLYVGYKKKVKVDTNEFNKHFLPSVFGNSTAHISAFLDTWLATFLIAGSISYLYYANRLFQLPFALFVIATSTVFFPKITKLLHSDKEKEAMEMMKKIFWILLYLLILATIVGIADSKEIVKVLFERGAFTHNDTIMTSNVLTMYLIGLIPYGISKLFSSYLYATHRHLKAAKFSAIALGGNIVFSIILIFPLKVYGLALSSSIAGIIMLFLYIKELSFKLFFSFFEKKYLFYLILCITISIIAAIIFKKFLLLF; encoded by the coding sequence ATGATAAAAGCAATAATAATCAATTTTTTAGGAATATTCAATTCAAGAATACTGGGCTTTATAAGGGATTTGTTAAACGCTTCTATACTGGGGGCCAATATATATTCTGATATTTTTTTTGTTGCTTTCAAATTTCCTAACCTTTTTAGACGAATTTTTGCGGAAGGGGCTTTTACACAAAGTTTTCTTCCAAGTTTAGCTAAATCAAAAGAAAAAGCTCGTTTTGCTTTTTTAATATTCTTTAAATTTTTTATTATTATACTTATTTTAAGCTTAATTGTCACGATTTTTAGGGATTTTATTACCGATATTTTAGCATATGGATTTGATAAGACAGCCAAAAAAATAGCTTCACCTCTTATAGCAATCAATTTCTGGTATTTAGATTTAATATTTATAGTAACATTTCTTGCAAGCCTGCTTCAATACAAAAACCATTTTGCAGTAACTGCCTTTTCAACAGCCCTACTAAACATTTCTTTAATTTCTGCCTTATTAATATCAAAAAATTTTACAAAAGAAAAAATTATATGGTATTTAAGTTTCGCAGTAATTATTGGGGGAATAGCCCAGGTAATTGCACACCTGATAGTTGCAAAAAAGAAAAAAATATTAAAATTATTATACGTTGGCTATAAAAAGAAAGTTAAAGTTGATACAAATGAATTTAACAAGCATTTCCTACCTTCAGTCTTTGGTAATTCCACAGCACACATCTCAGCATTTCTTGATACCTGGCTTGCCACTTTTTTGATAGCTGGAAGTATAAGCTATCTTTATTATGCGAATAGACTTTTTCAGCTTCCGTTTGCACTTTTTGTAATAGCGACTTCAACTGTATTTTTCCCAAAAATCACAAAACTTTTACATTCAGACAAAGAAAAAGAAGCCATGGAAATGATGAAAAAAATATTTTGGATACTTTTATATCTTCTTATTTTAGCTACAATCGTCGGAATTGCCGATTCCAAAGAAATAGTCAAAGTCCTGTTCGAAAGAGGCGCATTTACCCATAATGATACAATAATGACCTCTAATGTTTTAACAATGTATCTAATAGGTTTAATTCCTTATGGCATAAGCAAACTGTTTTCAAGTTATCTATATGCGACACACAGACATTTAAAAGCGGCAAAATTTTCAGCAATAGCACTCGGAGGTAATATAGTTTTTTCAATAATACTTATTTTTCCCCTTAAAGTTTACGGACTGGCTCTATCAAGCAGTATTGCAGGCATAATTATGCTGTTTTTATATATAAAAGAACTCTCTTTTAAACTGTTTTTTAGTTTTTTTGAAAAGAAATATCTCTTTTATTTGATATTATGTATAACTATAAGTATAATTGCTGCTATAATTTTTAAAAAATTTCTTTTACTATTTTAA
- a CDS encoding HIT family protein: MERLYAPWRREYHTKKQDGCVFCNIANSPEYDDENHVFFRDNICFFVMNRFPYNPGHFMIIPIRHIGEYENLTELEVTHLAKMAQIGCKILKDFGADGINMGWNLGFDAGAGIPGHIHLHLVPRFKRDTNMMTTVFETRVYSADFDKIYEEIKKISKKYF, translated from the coding sequence ATGGAAAGACTTTATGCCCCATGGAGGAGGGAATATCATACCAAAAAACAAGATGGCTGCGTGTTTTGTAATATTGCGAATTCCCCTGAATATGATGATGAAAACCATGTATTTTTCAGGGATAATATATGTTTTTTTGTCATGAACAGATTTCCTTATAATCCCGGACATTTTATGATAATACCAATAAGACATATCGGAGAATATGAGAATTTAACTGAATTGGAAGTAACACATCTAGCGAAAATGGCTCAGATTGGATGTAAAATTCTAAAAGATTTTGGAGCTGACGGTATAAATATGGGCTGGAATCTAGGATTTGATGCGGGAGCAGGAATTCCTGGACATATACACCTTCATTTAGTTCCAAGATTTAAAAGAGATACAAATATGATGACAACTGTTTTTGAAACAAGGGTTTACAGTGCAGATTTTGATAAAATATATGAAGAAATTAAAAAAATTTCTAAAAAATACTTTTAA
- a CDS encoding PhnA domain-containing protein, with amino-acid sequence MNEKEIFNRANNKCELCESDNNLSIYEVFKSDNNDGYVLLCETCKNQIESENYDENHFNCLNNAMWSEIPAVKILSYKILSALGRNDLTDMMYLTDEEMAIANKKEEKILDANGNELKTGDNVTVIKDLDVKGAGKTIKRGTVVKNIRMCDVPGHVSCRVDGIGQVYLKTEFLRKV; translated from the coding sequence ATGAACGAAAAAGAAATTTTTAATAGAGCCAATAATAAATGCGAGCTTTGCGAAAGTGATAATAATTTATCCATCTATGAAGTTTTTAAAAGTGACAATAATGACGGATATGTTTTACTTTGCGAAACTTGCAAAAATCAAATAGAATCAGAAAATTATGATGAAAACCACTTTAATTGTTTAAATAACGCAATGTGGAGTGAAATACCAGCTGTAAAAATTTTAAGTTATAAAATATTAAGCGCACTTGGCAGAAACGATTTGACAGATATGATGTATCTAACAGATGAAGAAATGGCGATTGCAAATAAAAAAGAGGAAAAAATACTAGATGCAAACGGAAATGAATTAAAAACCGGAGACAATGTAACTGTTATAAAAGATTTGGATGTAAAAGGTGCTGGTAAAACCATAAAAAGGGGAACTGTAGTTAAAAATATAAGAATGTGTGACGTTCCAGGACATGTATCTTGCAGGGTTGACGGAATCGGACAGGTATATTTAAAAACGGAGTTTTTAAGAAAAGTTTAA